The Stigmatella ashevillena genomic sequence CCAGCGCGCCCAGCGCGGACCAGTCCAGCTCCCCATGGCCTCGGGCCACCCCGCTCAGCAGGTGGTCCTTGACCAGGCTGGCCAGCGGCATGGGCACCTGGGCATCCCCGGCCGCCTCCAGCACCAGCCCGACGTCCTTGAGCCCCAGCCGAAGGGCGAACCCCCCCGGCTGGAACTGCCTGTCCGCGATCAAGCTCGCGTAGCGCTCGAAGACGGGAGACTTCGAGAAGACCGACTGGAAGACCTCCAGGAACGTCTTCGCCTCGACGCCGGACTTGCGCGCCAGCGCGAAGGCCTCCCCCAGCGCTTCGACCATGGAGGCGATGAGGAAGTTGCCGGACAGCTTCACCACGTTCGCCGAGGAGGCCTTCTCCCCGAGCACGGTGAGGCCCCGGCCCATGGCCTCCAGCACGGGCCGAATCCGCTCCACATCGGCCTTGACCCCTGCGGCGATCACCCAGAGCTGCTTGGCCTCCGCCGCCTCCGGCCGACCGAAGACGGGGGCGGACACATAGCCCTGGCCCGCCCGGGCATGCTCCGCGGTGAGACGCTCCGAGAGCGCCACCGAGATGGTGCTGGAGGAGATGTGAATCGCGCCCCGCTCCAGCCCTGACAGCAAGCCCTCGCGGCCCAGGACGGCCTCCTCCACCGCCGGATCGTCCGCGAGGAGGGAGAGGACCGCCTCGGCCCCCCGGGCCGCCTCCTGGGGAGTCCCCGCAATCCGCGCCCCCTTGGCCTGGAACGGCTCGGCCTTCGCGCGCGTGCGGTTGTAGACCACCAGCTCGTGCCCCGCGTTCAACAGGTTCTGGGCCACGCCGCGGCCCATGTTCCCCAGTCCAATCAGTCCAACCTTCATGAGGGCTCCCCTTTCGATGGAATGCGAAGGCGCTCGATTTCCTCGGCGCTGCCATCCGCGGGCAAGGCCTCCAGCGCGCGGTGGATCTGCCCCAAAGCTTCGAGCAGCTGCGCCCGGGCCTCGGTCGCGAAGGGGTTCTCCCGCTGGATGGCGGCGAAGAGGTGGCCCGCGTCCGAGCGGACCACTTCGATGGTGCGCGCCAGGGCCTTGAAGCTCGCCGGCGCAAAAGGCACGTCGAGTCCCGTGCCCGCGTCGATCATCCCCTTGGCCACGAAGAACGTGAGCGCGTGCGTGTGCGCCATCACCCGGTCATGGTTCTCGGCCGTCTGCTCGACGATCTCACACCCCAACCGCTCGTAGAACCGGCGCGCACGCTCCGTGGCTCCCGGGTGGAGGGAGTTCGGACAGAGCACCACGCGCAACGGGCGCTCGGCCATGGCCAGGCTCAAGGGGCCAAACAACGGGTGGGTCCCCACCCAAGGCACCGCGGTGCCCAGCACCGAGGCCAGGGCCTCCACGGGCTTCACCTTGACGCTGCCCACGTCCAGGACGAGCTGGGAAGGCAGGAGGTGGGGCCGCAGCGCTTCGAGGACCGGACGAATGCCGGGCACGGGAACAGCCACCACCACCACGTCCGCGCCCTGCACCAACTCCGGCAGGCTCCCGGCCTGGTGGCGCTCGGGAATGTCGGCGGAGGGATCCACGGCCCGGTAGTCCAGGCCAGACTCGACCAGCAACGCGCCGAGCGCCCGGCCAAACCGGCCATACCCCACCAGGGCCACACGCTTCGGAAAGTCCCCTGCTCCAGGCGGCGCGGTGGGGGATACAGAGGACACGGTCACCTCAACGGGGCAGTGGAGCGGGAGGGTTGAGAACCTTCATGGTGCCGCGCGTGACGCCAAACTGCTCGTGCACGGCCGCGCGCCGGATGGCCTCGGCGGGAGCCAGCCGACCCGCGAGCAGCTCCTGATACGCGGCCAGCACGCGCGCCGCCTCCTCCCGGGACTCCCGGACGAACTCCACCCGGAAACGGCGCACGCCCCGCTCCAGCAAGCGCGGCACCAGCGAGGCAGCGCTCTGGGCCTGGGCATTGAACACCGTGTTGCGGCACCCCACGTCGACGATGACGGGATGGTCCAGCCCCAGCCGGTCCCTCAAGGAGAGCTGGTGCTTCTCACACGGACGGCCACAGGTCCGGAAGTCACGGCCGTGCGAGAGCGTGTGCGAGTACACGCAGTGCTCGGTGTGGAAGGTGGCGATGTGGTGGTGCAGGGCGACCGTGAAGCGGTGGGCGGGCGCATGCTCCAGGAGCGCGCCCAACTGTGCCGCATCGAGATCATGGGAGAACGTGAGCGTGTCCAGCCCCAACCCCAGCAGGTACGCGGCCGACAGGGAGTTGGTGACGTTGAGCGAGAAGTCCCCATGCAGCACGGGGCGAGGCTGGCCCTCGGGACGCTCCAGGAAGTGCATCATCGCGCCCCAGTGGCGCACCAGCACCGCATCCGGGCGCAGCCGGCCGATGCGCTGGTCATAGCCCTCCTCGCCCGGCTTCTGGACCCGCACCGTGGCGATCGTCACCCGCAGGCCCGCCGCCCGGGCCTGCTCGACGGCGCGCTGCAGGCCCACCATCTCCATCCAGTCCAGCTCCACCTCGGGCAGCCCCGCGGCGATGACGGCCTCGAGCTGCGCCTCCTCCCGGCACAGGGGAATCAGCAGCGCCGCTTCCTCGCGGGGGAGCTCGGACACGCTCCCGGCCAGCGAGGCGTGCACCGTCTCCAGCACCGGCGTCTCCACCACCGTCCGGCGAGGGCCCCGCTCCACCGCGGCCGTCAGCTCCGTCACGAGCTGGCGGCGAATCGCCTTGAGCTCGGAGACGGGCAGGTGCAATCCCCCCCCCAGCCCCGAGACATCCAGGAGCGACAGCCGGAAGGGGGTTCCTCCAAATGAGCCCAGCTTGTCCCGCAGCAACCCCTCGTCCAGCCCTCCCCCTCGCGACAGGGCGAGCGGCACCTGGCTGAGGGCCGACGCGTCATGCCCCCAGGCCCGGGCCCGCACCTGGAGCGGCGCGCCCTCCACGCCCGAGACGGTCAGCTCCAACGCAATCCGGCCCTCGGGCTCACCTGCGGCGAGCAGCCCCTCGACCCGGCGGTTCAGCGCGGGATCGCTGTTGAGCCACACCCGTTGCCCAGGCGCCACCCTCCCCAGATCCGGACCGGGCTGGCCAAAGCCCAGCACCCAACTGTCCCCGCGCCGCTCCACCCGGAAGATGGGGCCTCCGGGCTCGTGTTTGTCCTCGGGCGCTCCCGCGTCGAACACGACGCCCATGCCCGGGCGCGGCTCCGCTTCTTCCGGCGCGGGCTCTCCCTTCAAGGGAGAGGACACCTGGCCCAGGGGCACCTCGGGGCGGTCCGTCTCCAGTCCCAGGCCGCCCGTCCAGGGGCGCTCGTCCAGCGAAACCCGCACCTCCTTGCCGGAAACGGACTGGACCCGGCCCAGGTACAGCCCCCGGTGCTTCGGAAAGCGGCCCTCCACCAGGGTCTGATGGTCCGAGCCAGCGAGGAAGCCGTGGGAGAAGCCGCGACTGTACGCCAGGGACATGCTGGACAAATCCTTGGCGAGCTGGGCCTCGTCGGGCGAGCCCGCCAAGATGCTCTCCACCCAGCGCCGGTACCCCTGGACCGTGGAGGTGACGTACGCGGGGCCCTTCAGGCGGCCTTCGATCTTCAGGCTGTGGACGCCGATCTCCATCAGCTCCGGCACGGCGCGCACCCCTGCGAGATCCTTGGGGCTGAGCAGGTACTTCACCTCGCCGAGATCCCTCGGCTGCCCGTCGACGACCAGGTCATACGGCAGCCGGCAGGACTGAGCGCACTGCCCCCGGTTCGCCGAGCGGCCTCCCCACGCCTCGCTGGTCAGACACTGGCCGCTCCAGGACATGCAGAGCGCGCCGTGGATGAAGACCTCCAGTTCAATCTGCGTCTGCCCGGCCAACCGGCGGATCTCCGCCGTGGACAGCTCGCGGGGGACGACGGCGCGGCTGAACCCCAGCCGCTGGGCAAACCGCACCCCTTCGGCGCTGGAGAGCGTCATCTGCGTGGAGGCATGCAGCTCGAGCTGGGGGCAGATGGCCCGGGCCAGCAGGGCCACCGCGGGGTCCTGGACGATGAGCGCGTCCACCCCGGCTGCGGCGGCCCCCCGGATCAGGTGCTCGACGAGGGGCAGCTCGGGCTCGAACACCAGGGTATTCAGGGTAAGATAGGCCCGGGCACCCGCTCGATGAATGAGGGGGAGCGTCTCCGGGAGGCGGGCCAAGGAGAAATTATCGGCGCGAGCACGTGCATTGAATCCTTCGTCGAGCCCGAAGTAGATGGCATCCGCGCCACTGGCGAGGGCGGCCCGGAGGGACTCGAGATCCCCCGCGGGAGCGAGGATTTCAGGACGTCGCAAAGGCATGGCTCCCTCCTTAACATGCCACCCCAGGCCCCGCGGCAGGGCCTCTGCCCGTGTCCCCGCCCTGCATCCAGGTTGTTTATGCTTCCCCCGGGACCGGAATGCCCCACTATTCCATTATGACCTGAGATTCGGTAGTCATCGAGAAGCCCCACTTGCGCGATAAGAACGTGTCGAGCCCGCCCATCCGTTTCCTCATCTATCCTGCGCAGGGAGAGGTCAGGGAGCACGTCAGGGCCGAGTTTTTTGGCCGGGCGCTTTCCCAGCGGGTGGGCCGTCCCATCGTCGTGGAGATGGCCCGCACCTATGAGGCCATCGAGCAGGAGCTGGCCGCGGACCGGGTGGACATCGTCTGGGCCACCGCCGAGCAGTGCAACGCGTTCGAGTCCAAGGCCCGCGCCATCCTGCGCGCGGTGCGCGCCGGGCGCTACCACTACCACGCGGCCCTCATCTGCCGCGCCCAGGAGCCCCTCACCCTCAAGCAGCTCCAGGGCACCCGCGCCGCCTGGGTCGCCCCCATGTCCACGGGAGGCCACCTGCTGGCCATCCGCCATTTGGAGGCCCAGGGGCTGATCCCCGCGGAGGTGTTCGCCGAGCAGCGCTTCGTCGGCAGCTACCGCAACGCCCTGCTCGCGGTGGCCGAGGGCACGTCGGACATGGCGTCGCTCTTCACGACCCACCCGGACGAGTACACGGTCCGAGCCCGCCTCGCCGAGCGTGTAGGGGTAGCCGCGCGCCAGCTGACCGCCTTTGCCTTCACCGAGCCCACCCTCGCCGACGGGCTCATCCTCACCTCGCGCCTGTCAGAGGAGGACTGTGCCGCGATCGTGTCGGCCCTCACCACGATGACGCAGGATGGGAGCGGCCTGGATCCGCTGCTCGGCTCCTTCAACATCGAGGGCTTTGCCCTCGCTACCTCCTCCCGGAGCCCGGCCCAGCCCTTCTCTCCGATCCAACGCACGGAGTTCCTCGCGGCGGAGGTGGACGCAGAAGAGCGGTGCAGCAAGCTCTGGTCCTTCACCGGCCTGGCCTTCGGACAGGAGGTGAGCGGCCGGGAAGGGCTCTCGCTGGAAGAGGCCCTGCCCCCGGAGGCGAGCGCGCTCCTGGGGGCGCTCGTGCGGGCCACGCGCCACAGCGGTGTGGGGGGCCGGGTGGAGTACCGCCTGGAGTCTGGTGGAGAGAGCCGCCTGTACGCCGCCGAGGCCGCCCCTCGGGGGGCTCGCTCGGGGGGGACCTCCCCGCGCACCACGCTGCTGGTCCGGGACATCACCGAGCAACAGGCCCTGGAGGTGGACCTGTACCGCCTGGCGTCGTTCCCCCTGCTCCACCCTGAGCCCATGATGGAGCTGAGCCTGAACGGCGCCCTGCACTACGCCAATCCGGCCGCCAGCCATGCCTTCCCGGACCTCCAGGCACTCGGGGCGAGCCATCCGCTGGTGGAGACCACGCTCGAGTGGGTCCGGCGTGGAAAGCCCGGCGAGAGCCCGCCCCTGGTGCACCTGGCGGGCCGGTACTGGGAGCTGATGGTCTCCGTGCTCCAGGAGACCGGCACCCTGCGGCTCTTCGTGAAGGATGTGACGTCGCGCAAGCAGATCGAAGCGCGCCTGCTCCACGCCGACCGCATGGCCGCGCTGGGCTCGCTGGCGTCCCGGGTGGGCCATGAGATGAACAACCCGTTGGCCTTCCTGATGGCCAACCTCTCCTTCGCCCGGGAGGAAATCAGCCGGCTGCGCGAGTCGCTGCGCTCGGACCCGGTCCCCACCCGCCTGGAGGATCTCAACGAGGTGATGGATGCGCTGGGGGAGTCCCTGGACGGCGCGGAGCGGCTGAAGACGATCATCCAGGATCTGCGCACCCTGGCGCGCGAGCCCCCCACCCACCGGGCCCGGGTCGACCTGCACCCGGTGCTGGAAGATGCGCTGAAGCTGGTGCGCAACGAGCTGCGCCACCGGGGCCGCCTGGAGAAGGACTTCCAGCCCGTGCCCACGGTGGAGGCGGACGAGGCGCGGCTCGGCCAGGTCTTCCTCAACCTGATGATCAACGCGGTGCAGGCCATGTCCGAGCAGGACGCACAGCGCAACGTGCTGCGGGTGAGCACGCGCACCGGACCTGCCGGGGAGGCCATCGTCGAGGTGCAGGACACCGGGGCGGGGATGACGCCCGAGGTGCTCTCGCGCCTGTTCGAGCCGTTCTTCACCACGCGCTCCAACAGCGCGGGCATGGGCTTGTCGGTGAGCCACGCCATCGTGACGAGCCTGGGAGGAACCCTCCGGGCCGAGAGCGAGCTGGGCACGGGCACCCTCTTCACCGTCACCCTTCCGGCCACGTGAGCCCCAGATGGTGCGACGGCTCCTGCCCACGCTCATCGCCCTTGGCTTCGGCCTGCTGGCCCTCGGGTGGGGGCTGGTCAGCCTCCAAATCATCTTCACCCAGGAGCGGGAGGATGCCTACACCCAGCTTCGCTCCCGCCGCGACACCCTGGAGCAGTACGCCACGGAGACGCTCCGGCAAGCCCTGAGTCGGAGGCTCGACGAGAACATCCCCGCGCTCTACCGGGCCATGGAGGATCCGCTCGCCCCGGCGGATGGGCTGTACCTGCTGTTCCGCTCGTACCAGTTTCTTCCCCGCCTGCCCCGGCCCCCACCCGGCCCCCAGACGCCCGCCCGGGGTTTCTACGAGGACTTCCGCCAGCGCCTGGAGTCCCCCGGGCGCCCCGGCCCCGCGCAAGAGCGGTTGGAGATGCTCCGTGCGATCGAAGCCGCGCTCGCCAGGGGCGAGGAAGCCCACGCCGAGCAGTTCCTGGAGGCCCTGCTGCGCCACCGCGCCGAGCATCCGCTGCCGCCTCACCAAGAGCTTCCCTTCACCCTGCTGCTGGCCGAGCGGCTCCAGCGGGGAAGGGCCACGCCGTCCCTGGTGCGGGGACTCGTGCGGGGCGGGCTCGCGGACGACTTTGGAGGGATTGCCCGGGGCGCGGGGCTCCAGCGGGATCTGCTGCGCGAATGCCAGCGCTTCACCCAGGCGGACTTCGACTTCCTCCGCGAGCGCATCCTCCAGTTGAGCGCGGGGATGGGCGAGCCCGCCAAAGCCTTCCGGGCACGCATCCAGGAACTGGGGACGGGGGCCTTGGTCCTCCCCAATGGCCTCGAGGAGCCCACCCTCATCGGCGAGCGCTGGTACGTCCACCCCAACGGAGAGGCCGTCCGGGGCATCGCCGTCTCGCTGGAGGAGGAGTTGAAGGCCATCGCCCAGGACATGCGCTCCCGGGAGTTGTTCGGCGCGGAGGATGGACTGCGGCTGGGGAAGACGGACGCGGTGCAGCCGCTCTCCACGCTCCGGGTGGAGGCCGTGATGCCCCGGTGGCTCTCCGCGGAGGCGGACATTGCCCGGCGCTACGGGCTCAAGACGATGCTGGTGGCCAGTTGTGGCGCGCTGGCGGTGGCCATCGGGGTCATCGCCGTCCTGGCCCAGCGCCGCAAGTACCGCTTCCTGGAACTCCAGAGCGACTTCGTGGCCACCGTCTCCCACGAGCTGCGCACCCCCCTGGCGTCGATCCGGCTGCTGGCCGAAACGCTGGAGCGCCGCGTGGGCGGCACCTCCGAGGGAAAGGACTACCCTGCCCGCATCATCCAGACGACGGACACGCTGCACTTCCTCGTCGAGAACATCCTGTCGTTCAACCGGATCGACAAGGGCCGCTGGGCCCCGAGGTTCTCCACGGTGCGGCTGGAGGAGCTTGCCGGGACGCTCCGAACGGACCTCCTGGACGCCTCCCAGGTGCCGGTGAACTTCACCTCGGACGTGGCGGAGCTGGAGCTCGTGGCGGACCCCGCGCTCCTGCGCCTGCTCCTGTCCAACCTGGGCCGCAACGCCTGTGCCTACAACCGCCGGAACCCCGTGGACATCACCCTGCGGGCCCACCACTCCCCCACCTACGGGCACACCCTGCTCTTCAGTGACAATGGCATCGGCATTCCCGAGAGCGAGTGGGAGAATGTGTTTCACGATTTCTACCGGCTGAAGTCTCCCGGACCGGAGGTCCACGGCAGCGGGCTGGGGCTTGCGCTGTGCCGCCGCATCATGCGGCTCCACGGGGGCCGCATCCACGTGGCCACCTCCGGCCCCGAGGGAACCACCTTCGCTTTGACTTTTCCCGAGCCGCGCCGATGACCCTCCCTCCCCCCACCCCTGGCCCGCGCCCCTCCATCCTTATCGTCGAGGACGACGCGAACCTGCGGCTCGGCCTCCAGGACAACCTCCAGGACGAGGGGTACGAGGTCGCCACGGCGGCCAGCACCCCCGAGGCGGACGCCCTGCTGCGCGAGCGTGAGTTCGAGCTGCTCATCCTCGACGTCATGCTGCCCGGCGAGGATGGCTATTCCTTTTGCCGACGGCTGCGCGCCGCGGGCCTGCGAAGCATGGTGTTGATGCTCACCGCCCGCACCCTGGAAGAGGACATCCTCCGAGGCTTCGAGGCGGGGGCCCAGGACTACCTCACCAAGCCCTACCGGCTCCGGGAGCTGCTGGCGCGGGTGCGGGCACTCGTGCGGCGGGTGGGCACCCCACCCTCCCAGCTCATGGGCTTCGCGGGCTTTTCAGTGGATCTCGGCCGGCGCCAGCTCTCCCGCGCCGGAGGGGCGCTCATCGAGCTGACCCGCACGGAGTTCGACCTGCTGGTCTTCCTGCTGCGCCACCAGGACCGCGCCCTTCCCCGGCAGGAGATCCTCGACGCGGTCTGGGGCCAGGACGTGGTGGTGGACCCCCGGACGGTCGACAACTTCGTCTCCAACCTCAAGAAGAAGCTCGGCTGGACGAGCACCTCCGGGTTCACCATCCACACCATTCGCGGGGTGGGCTACCGGATGGAGATGGAGCCCATGACAAAACCATGACGGAACAATGGCCCCCCCACGGCCATCGCCGGGCGCCTTTTCCCTACCTTGAACCGTGCCGCCAGTGAGGGGCCGCGAGGCGCGGCTCCCACCGGCGGGAACACCCGTTCGTGGGAGGCGCACCCAATGTTCCAGTCAGTCGTCGAGCACAGAGGCATGTGGACAGGCCGTTTCAGCGCGGGCGCGGCGGTGTCCGTGCTGCTGCACGTGGGGGTTCTCGCCGCCACCGTGTTCATCACGGCCCGGGAGCACTCCCAGGCGCCCTCCAAAGAGCCCGTCCTCGAATTCGTGCGGCACGTGCCTCCCCAGCCCCCCCGGGGCAACCCCACGCCGCCCACGCCCTCCCAGGCGACCCCCCGCCCCAAGCCCAAGCCCAAGCGGAACGTGCTGGTGCAGCCTTCCACCATCCCCCCCACCCCGCCGGAAAACACCGCGGCGGAGCCCCCCACCGAGGCGCCTCCCGCGAACGACCTGCCCTATGTGGAGGGCAGCGACCCCGAGGGCGTGGACCAGGGAGGCGTCGCTGGCGCGCTGCCCCTGCCCTTCATGGGCAACGGCTCCTCGCAGGGCTCGGGGGAGGATGTTCTGCCCTTTGGCACCGGCATGACGCCGCCCCAACTCCTGTCAGGCGACCCTCTGGACTACACGCGCGAGGCCCGCGAAGCCCGGGTCCGGGGCCTGCTCATCGCCCGGTGCACCATCACCCGGGAAGGCGCCGTCACCGGCTGCCGCGTCATCAAAGGCTTGCCTTTCATGGATGACGCGGTGGTCACCGCGCTGACGTCCCGGCGCTACCGCCCCGTCCACTACCAAGGCCGTCCTGTTAGCGTGGCTTACACTTTCCACGTCAAGCTGGACCTGCCTCACTAACGTCCGCCGGAACACTGCTTGCCTCTGTAAAATGGATATGCCAGACAGAACTAGAAGGTTTTTCTAGAACAAACTGTTTTTCTGGCATTGACGCTCCACTTTCGAGGCACGCACCAGAACATGAGTCGGTCGGCCATCCAGCAATGGGCGGAGTCCTTCAGCGAGGCATTGGTCAGCCGGGCCACCCTGCTGGGCGCCGCGCAGGGGAGCGGTCCGGACGCTCGCTCGGGGCAGATCCTCTTCCAGGTGCAGAGCGCCGTTCTGCGCTACGAATCCATGGTCTTCGGAGGCCCGGACCTGAGCTGGGGACGGGCCCGGGACGAGGATGTGGCCGCCCTGCCCCGCCCGCCGGTCTCCTCGGGCAGGCTGGTCTGCGTCGCCTCCTGCCACAACACCCACCCCGACCTACCGGACGCCTGGGACTACGGCGCGGGCGTGGCCCTCATCCATGACGAGGACTCGGCGGCGGCGATCAGCTTTGGCCGTGCACGCCGGACCTTGTCTGTCTCCAGCACCGAGGGGCAGGCCCGCATCGGCTTCGGCGGGGACATGCCCTTGCTGCGGGATGTGCCCGAGCTGGATTCCCTGGCACCTCCGGCCCAGCGCGCCTCCCACCCTTTCTGGGCCCTGGCGCGGGGACTGCTCAGCACGGAGGGCGTGGGCACCTGCTTCCTGGAAGGGCACCGGGTGTCCGCCGGCAGCATGAGCCCCGAGTCCAACATCATCTCGGTGTTCCGCGGCGCGCTCGGGCTGTACATCGAGAATGAGTTTGGAGAGTCGTCCTGGCATGACCACTCCTATTGCGCGATCGCCCGCCACCCGGAGGCCCTGGGGCGCTGGAGGCGGGTCCGGGAACCCGCGGTGCGCGCCACGGTGGGAGATGCCTGCCCGCGGTGCCAGGGCAAGCTGGAGGACGCGGACCTGCCCAACCTGCCCGCCATCGCCCAGCGAAAGAACTCGGCCACGCTGGGAGGCTTCCTGCGCCTGAGGTGCACGCTCTGCACCACGCTCTTCCGCACCTCGGGGCGGCGCTTCGTGGACATGGGCTCCGGGCAAGTGTCCTACTCAGACCGGATGTCCTGAGCGGCTACCGTTCCGCCCACGCATCGCCTAGTGTGCCCGGCCGACATGCGCCGTGCTCCGCTCGCCACGCTCCTGCTCGCGGTCCTCGCGCTCCCGGCGTGCGTCCGCTCCAGCCGTCCGGCGCGGCCCAGCCTGCCGACCGTCACCCGGGAACTCCTGGCCGCCCTCGAAGAAGAGGGCGCGCTGACGGGAGCCCTCGTCGTGGACGCCCAGACAGGCCTGCCGCTCTTCTCGCACCGCGAGCACGTCCGCCTGCTCCCGGCCTCCACGATGAAGCTGGTCTCCACCTCCTCGGCCCTTGCCACGCTGGGGCCAGACTTCCGGTTCGTCACCCCGGTGCTGCTGGAGGGCACCCACCAGGGTCCCCTCTTCGAGGGCGACGTGGTGGTGGAGTCCTCGGGAGACCCCTCGCTGGGCTCGTGGCGCTTTCCCGAGACCGTTCCTGTCTGTGAACAGATCTCCGAGGCGCTCTGGGGACGGGGCATCCGGCAGTGGCGAGGGGCCCTGCGAATCCAGGCTCCCGACACGGACCTCGAGGGGCCCCTGGGGCCCGGCTGGGCGTGGGACGACGCCGCCTATGCCATGAGCGCGCCCCCGACCCCCTTCGTCTTCCGGGAGAACGTAGTCGATCTGGCCCTGGCGCGCCCCGAGGGGGCCTCCTGCGCCGAGCCGCCCACCGTTCAGCTCTCCCCTCCCTTCGCCACCTTCCCCACCACCCTCCAACTCGACACGAGTGCCCCGAAACCAGGCCTCTCCTGCGTCCGCGCCCGGGGCGCCCCGGGGGTCCGGTGTGTGTGGCGCTCGGCCGCGGACCAGTGTCCCCGGACGGCCTCCCTGCGCCTGTCCATCGATGATCCGCAGGCGCTCTTCACGGCCTGCGTGGAAGACGCGCTCTTGCGCAAAGGCCTCACCCGCCTTCCCGCCCGGGTCCCCTCCCCCAACCCACC encodes the following:
- a CDS encoding NAD(P)-dependent oxidoreductase: MKVGLIGLGNMGRGVAQNLLNAGHELVVYNRTRAKAEPFQAKGARIAGTPQEAARGAEAVLSLLADDPAVEEAVLGREGLLSGLERGAIHISSSTISVALSERLTAEHARAGQGYVSAPVFGRPEAAEAKQLWVIAAGVKADVERIRPVLEAMGRGLTVLGEKASSANVVKLSGNFLIASMVEALGEAFALARKSGVEAKTFLEVFQSVFSKSPVFERYASLIADRQFQPGGFALRLGLKDVGLVLEAAGDAQVPMPLASLVKDHLLSGVARGHGELDWSALGALAAERAGLEKL
- a CDS encoding prephenate dehydrogenase, with product MSSVSPTAPPGAGDFPKRVALVGYGRFGRALGALLVESGLDYRAVDPSADIPERHQAGSLPELVQGADVVVVAVPVPGIRPVLEALRPHLLPSQLVLDVGSVKVKPVEALASVLGTAVPWVGTHPLFGPLSLAMAERPLRVVLCPNSLHPGATERARRFYERLGCEIVEQTAENHDRVMAHTHALTFFVAKGMIDAGTGLDVPFAPASFKALARTIEVVRSDAGHLFAAIQRENPFATEARAQLLEALGQIHRALEALPADGSAEEIERLRIPSKGEPS
- a CDS encoding U32 family peptidase, yielding MPLRRPEILAPAGDLESLRAALASGADAIYFGLDEGFNARARADNFSLARLPETLPLIHRAGARAYLTLNTLVFEPELPLVEHLIRGAAAAGVDALIVQDPAVALLARAICPQLELHASTQMTLSSAEGVRFAQRLGFSRAVVPRELSTAEIRRLAGQTQIELEVFIHGALCMSWSGQCLTSEAWGGRSANRGQCAQSCRLPYDLVVDGQPRDLGEVKYLLSPKDLAGVRAVPELMEIGVHSLKIEGRLKGPAYVTSTVQGYRRWVESILAGSPDEAQLAKDLSSMSLAYSRGFSHGFLAGSDHQTLVEGRFPKHRGLYLGRVQSVSGKEVRVSLDERPWTGGLGLETDRPEVPLGQVSSPLKGEPAPEEAEPRPGMGVVFDAGAPEDKHEPGGPIFRVERRGDSWVLGFGQPGPDLGRVAPGQRVWLNSDPALNRRVEGLLAAGEPEGRIALELTVSGVEGAPLQVRARAWGHDASALSQVPLALSRGGGLDEGLLRDKLGSFGGTPFRLSLLDVSGLGGGLHLPVSELKAIRRQLVTELTAAVERGPRRTVVETPVLETVHASLAGSVSELPREEAALLIPLCREEAQLEAVIAAGLPEVELDWMEMVGLQRAVEQARAAGLRVTIATVRVQKPGEEGYDQRIGRLRPDAVLVRHWGAMMHFLERPEGQPRPVLHGDFSLNVTNSLSAAYLLGLGLDTLTFSHDLDAAQLGALLEHAPAHRFTVALHHHIATFHTEHCVYSHTLSHGRDFRTCGRPCEKHQLSLRDRLGLDHPVIVDVGCRNTVFNAQAQSAASLVPRLLERGVRRFRVEFVRESREEAARVLAAYQELLAGRLAPAEAIRRAAVHEQFGVTRGTMKVLNPPAPLPR
- a CDS encoding PhnD/SsuA/transferrin family substrate-binding protein, which translates into the protein MRDKNVSSPPIRFLIYPAQGEVREHVRAEFFGRALSQRVGRPIVVEMARTYEAIEQELAADRVDIVWATAEQCNAFESKARAILRAVRAGRYHYHAALICRAQEPLTLKQLQGTRAAWVAPMSTGGHLLAIRHLEAQGLIPAEVFAEQRFVGSYRNALLAVAEGTSDMASLFTTHPDEYTVRARLAERVGVAARQLTAFAFTEPTLADGLILTSRLSEEDCAAIVSALTTMTQDGSGLDPLLGSFNIEGFALATSSRSPAQPFSPIQRTEFLAAEVDAEERCSKLWSFTGLAFGQEVSGREGLSLEEALPPEASALLGALVRATRHSGVGGRVEYRLESGGESRLYAAEAAPRGARSGGTSPRTTLLVRDITEQQALEVDLYRLASFPLLHPEPMMELSLNGALHYANPAASHAFPDLQALGASHPLVETTLEWVRRGKPGESPPLVHLAGRYWELMVSVLQETGTLRLFVKDVTSRKQIEARLLHADRMAALGSLASRVGHEMNNPLAFLMANLSFAREEISRLRESLRSDPVPTRLEDLNEVMDALGESLDGAERLKTIIQDLRTLAREPPTHRARVDLHPVLEDALKLVRNELRHRGRLEKDFQPVPTVEADEARLGQVFLNLMINAVQAMSEQDAQRNVLRVSTRTGPAGEAIVEVQDTGAGMTPEVLSRLFEPFFTTRSNSAGMGLSVSHAIVTSLGGTLRAESELGTGTLFTVTLPAT
- a CDS encoding sensor histidine kinase, with translation MVRRLLPTLIALGFGLLALGWGLVSLQIIFTQEREDAYTQLRSRRDTLEQYATETLRQALSRRLDENIPALYRAMEDPLAPADGLYLLFRSYQFLPRLPRPPPGPQTPARGFYEDFRQRLESPGRPGPAQERLEMLRAIEAALARGEEAHAEQFLEALLRHRAEHPLPPHQELPFTLLLAERLQRGRATPSLVRGLVRGGLADDFGGIARGAGLQRDLLRECQRFTQADFDFLRERILQLSAGMGEPAKAFRARIQELGTGALVLPNGLEEPTLIGERWYVHPNGEAVRGIAVSLEEELKAIAQDMRSRELFGAEDGLRLGKTDAVQPLSTLRVEAVMPRWLSAEADIARRYGLKTMLVASCGALAVAIGVIAVLAQRRKYRFLELQSDFVATVSHELRTPLASIRLLAETLERRVGGTSEGKDYPARIIQTTDTLHFLVENILSFNRIDKGRWAPRFSTVRLEELAGTLRTDLLDASQVPVNFTSDVAELELVADPALLRLLLSNLGRNACAYNRRNPVDITLRAHHSPTYGHTLLFSDNGIGIPESEWENVFHDFYRLKSPGPEVHGSGLGLALCRRIMRLHGGRIHVATSGPEGTTFALTFPEPRR
- a CDS encoding response regulator transcription factor; translation: MTLPPPTPGPRPSILIVEDDANLRLGLQDNLQDEGYEVATAASTPEADALLREREFELLILDVMLPGEDGYSFCRRLRAAGLRSMVLMLTARTLEEDILRGFEAGAQDYLTKPYRLRELLARVRALVRRVGTPPSQLMGFAGFSVDLGRRQLSRAGGALIELTRTEFDLLVFLLRHQDRALPRQEILDAVWGQDVVVDPRTVDNFVSNLKKKLGWTSTSGFTIHTIRGVGYRMEMEPMTKP
- a CDS encoding energy transducer TonB; this encodes MWTGRFSAGAAVSVLLHVGVLAATVFITAREHSQAPSKEPVLEFVRHVPPQPPRGNPTPPTPSQATPRPKPKPKRNVLVQPSTIPPTPPENTAAEPPTEAPPANDLPYVEGSDPEGVDQGGVAGALPLPFMGNGSSQGSGEDVLPFGTGMTPPQLLSGDPLDYTREAREARVRGLLIARCTITREGAVTGCRVIKGLPFMDDAVVTALTSRRYRPVHYQGRPVSVAYTFHVKLDLPH